The following are from one region of the Shinella sp. PSBB067 genome:
- a CDS encoding site-specific DNA-methyltransferase has protein sequence MTLSFAPDAIETWPLSRLQPYAKNAKAHGPDQVAKIAASMAEFGWTVPCLVGEDGELIAGHGRVLAATQLGLTEAPVIVLGHLTEAQRRAYRIADNKLTELGTWDEALLSAELNDLLAEDFDLSLVGFSDGELDKLLAYVPEGDGEEGGAGGSVPPVTIPEPPRNPASRTGDLWILGDHRLLCGDSTSAADVRRLMNGERAILFATDPPYLVDYDGSNHPTRNKDWSASYGTTWDDSSQGAELYDGFIAAAVAEAIAEDAAWYCWHASRRQAMLEACWEKAGAFVHQQIIWVKDRGVLTRSHYLWKHEPCFMGWRRPNRPPKVAEQTLPSTWEMPSFAKDERPDHPTPKPLDAFGIPMRQHVARGGLCYEPFSGSGSQIMAGEANGRRVFAMEISPAYIDVAVERWQAETGKEAILDGDGRTFAQVRTERLGQDAEAPADVPVRDAAPVTDTAPEPARKRKTAA, from the coding sequence ATGACGCTGAGCTTCGCCCCGGACGCGATCGAGACGTGGCCGCTGTCGCGCCTCCAGCCCTACGCGAAGAACGCGAAGGCGCACGGGCCGGACCAGGTCGCGAAGATCGCCGCCAGCATGGCCGAGTTCGGCTGGACCGTGCCCTGCCTCGTGGGCGAGGATGGCGAGCTGATTGCCGGGCACGGGCGCGTGCTGGCGGCCACCCAGCTCGGGCTGACCGAAGCGCCGGTGATCGTGCTCGGGCACCTGACCGAGGCGCAGCGCCGGGCGTACCGGATCGCGGACAACAAACTGACGGAACTCGGCACCTGGGACGAGGCGCTGCTGTCGGCGGAACTGAACGACCTGCTGGCCGAGGATTTCGACCTGTCGCTGGTCGGCTTCTCCGACGGCGAGTTGGACAAGCTGCTGGCCTATGTACCTGAGGGGGACGGTGAAGAAGGTGGCGCCGGAGGCTCCGTGCCGCCGGTGACCATCCCCGAGCCACCGCGCAACCCGGCGTCACGGACGGGCGATCTCTGGATCCTCGGCGACCACCGACTGCTCTGCGGCGACAGCACCAGCGCTGCCGATGTGCGCCGCCTGATGAACGGCGAACGGGCGATCCTGTTCGCGACCGACCCGCCGTATCTCGTCGATTACGATGGCTCGAACCATCCGACCCGCAACAAGGATTGGTCCGCGTCCTACGGCACAACTTGGGACGACTCCTCGCAGGGCGCGGAGCTCTACGACGGCTTCATCGCTGCGGCGGTCGCCGAGGCCATCGCGGAAGACGCCGCCTGGTACTGCTGGCACGCCTCGCGCCGCCAAGCGATGCTCGAGGCTTGCTGGGAGAAGGCGGGCGCCTTCGTCCACCAGCAGATCATCTGGGTGAAGGACCGCGGCGTCCTGACCCGGTCGCACTACCTTTGGAAGCACGAGCCCTGCTTCATGGGCTGGCGCCGCCCGAACCGCCCGCCGAAGGTCGCCGAGCAGACGCTCCCCTCCACCTGGGAGATGCCATCCTTCGCCAAGGACGAGCGCCCCGACCACCCGACGCCGAAACCGCTCGACGCCTTCGGGATCCCGATGCGCCAGCATGTGGCGCGGGGCGGCCTCTGCTATGAGCCGTTCTCGGGGTCTGGGTCGCAGATCATGGCGGGCGAGGCCAACGGCCGCCGTGTCTTCGCGATGGAGATCAGCCCGGCCTACATCGACGTCGCCGTCGAACGCTGGCAGGCCGAAACCGGCAAGGAGGCGATCCTCGACGGCGATGGCCGGACCTTCGCGCAGGTGAGAACCGAGCGGCTGGGCCAAGACGCCGAAGCCCCCGCCGATGTTCCGGTCAGGGACGCCGCTCCGGTCACGGACACCGCTCCCGAACCCGCGCGAAAGCGCAAGACCGCCGCGTGA
- a CDS encoding DUF6362 family protein — MADREWTADCVADHFEEAFRTLRKLPPVKAQGYFNTWPDIVRTSREIAAMEPQPMRVWPSAAAITRLEQTFDWVLWIEEAERKLVWSRAARVPWKQISGELGCDRTTAWRRWQLALTKIAARLNAQ, encoded by the coding sequence ATGGCTGATCGTGAATGGACCGCCGACTGCGTCGCCGATCATTTCGAGGAGGCGTTCCGCACCCTGCGCAAGCTGCCTCCGGTGAAGGCGCAGGGCTACTTCAACACCTGGCCCGACATCGTGCGGACCAGCCGCGAGATCGCGGCGATGGAGCCGCAGCCGATGCGGGTCTGGCCCTCGGCCGCCGCGATCACCCGGCTCGAGCAGACCTTCGACTGGGTGCTCTGGATCGAGGAGGCGGAGCGCAAGCTGGTCTGGTCGCGCGCCGCCCGCGTGCCGTGGAAGCAGATCAGCGGCGAGCTCGGCTGCGACCGCACGACCGCATGGCGGCGCTGGCAGCTGGCGCTGACCAAGATCGCCGCGCGCCTGAATGCGCAGTGA
- a CDS encoding AAA family ATPase: MSDDGILHFNPWMDFNDGPPPENPFGCDPDPEQIAVFLDTVFSWCEGLIPLRGFVDKGQGRDGKPHNIWIPADDSAPEKLATFAGWANREGAAVYVIPGTVEEQGQARASDVLQMQAIVVDLDAGDIPAKLDHVTRHLGPPTLIIESGGRTPEGAAKLHVWWQLTEPAEGEDLATLCRLRGEIAVKVGGDTHFRSAHQPIRVPGTVYHKHGHQRLVQIREHRAVEVDLADFAERVAEMPPLPGVGFASDVAAPTTKPCVDAVLTTPVREGAVDDWSRFQGASAAIGHYVRLVHEGRLDPFSGWVAICGYNAAMLRPSWPLDRLMAESERLWALHVKRNGPPLLRAAHANPPASPLPTFSLGALLDDTSPMPEDIIGPRVLTPGGLLVLGGAPKVGKSDFLISWLVHMAAGVPFLGFTPPRPLRVFYLQAEIQYHYLRERMQQIALPAAVITAARDTFIATPKLKLLLDAEGAARVTEAIRAAFPNAPPDIIVIDPIRNLFDGGPEGGGENDNTAMMFFLKDRVELLRDAVNPDAGVILAHHTRKASKHQVKDDPFLALSGASALRGFYTSGLLMHRPDEDSTVRRLEIELRNGPALPGKLIDKVKGEWVELNPLNERLVRKEVGAKLDAERLRKHDVILGMLLDEAASERLYTAMQFAETFENRGGLGSKHTIRERLSVLATKGFVKFLRDPAGFGFPVTRSRFGYLCVEGMQFGAPVEEVDPDTGEVTTKVRPVLPSHFKCPQSGLCLQVENPAVWVYPEGLEDDLTHMSEA, translated from the coding sequence ATGAGCGACGACGGCATCCTGCACTTCAACCCGTGGATGGACTTCAACGACGGGCCACCGCCCGAGAACCCCTTCGGCTGCGACCCTGATCCCGAGCAGATCGCCGTGTTCCTCGACACCGTGTTCAGCTGGTGCGAGGGGCTGATCCCGCTACGCGGCTTCGTCGACAAGGGTCAGGGCCGGGACGGCAAGCCGCACAACATCTGGATCCCGGCCGACGACAGCGCGCCCGAGAAACTCGCAACCTTCGCCGGATGGGCGAACCGCGAGGGCGCCGCCGTCTATGTCATTCCCGGCACGGTCGAGGAACAGGGCCAGGCCCGCGCCTCTGATGTGCTGCAGATGCAGGCCATCGTCGTCGATCTCGACGCGGGCGACATCCCGGCCAAGCTGGACCATGTCACCCGCCACCTCGGCCCGCCGACGCTCATCATCGAAAGCGGCGGGCGCACGCCCGAGGGCGCGGCGAAGCTCCATGTCTGGTGGCAACTGACCGAACCCGCCGAGGGCGAGGATCTGGCCACCCTCTGCCGCCTGCGCGGCGAGATCGCCGTGAAGGTCGGCGGCGACACGCATTTCCGCTCGGCGCACCAGCCGATCCGGGTGCCCGGCACCGTCTATCACAAGCACGGCCACCAGCGCCTCGTGCAGATCCGCGAACATCGCGCGGTCGAGGTAGATCTTGCGGATTTCGCCGAACGGGTCGCCGAGATGCCGCCGCTGCCCGGCGTGGGCTTCGCCAGCGACGTTGCAGCGCCGACCACGAAGCCCTGCGTCGATGCGGTGCTCACCACGCCGGTGCGCGAAGGCGCGGTCGACGACTGGTCGCGGTTCCAGGGAGCCAGTGCCGCCATCGGCCATTACGTGCGCCTGGTGCACGAGGGCCGCCTCGACCCGTTCTCGGGCTGGGTGGCGATCTGCGGCTACAACGCCGCCATGCTGCGCCCGTCCTGGCCGCTCGATCGGCTGATGGCCGAGTCCGAGCGCCTCTGGGCGCTGCATGTGAAGCGCAACGGTCCGCCGCTCCTGCGCGCAGCCCACGCCAATCCCCCGGCCAGCCCGCTGCCGACCTTCAGCCTCGGCGCGCTGCTCGACGATACCAGTCCCATGCCCGAAGACATCATCGGGCCGCGCGTGCTGACACCTGGCGGGCTCCTGGTGCTCGGCGGCGCGCCCAAGGTCGGCAAGAGCGACTTCCTGATCTCCTGGCTCGTCCACATGGCGGCAGGCGTGCCGTTCCTCGGCTTCACGCCGCCCCGGCCGCTGCGCGTGTTCTATCTGCAGGCCGAGATCCAGTATCACTACCTGCGCGAGCGCATGCAGCAGATCGCGCTGCCCGCCGCCGTGATCACCGCCGCGCGCGACACCTTCATCGCCACCCCGAAGCTGAAGCTGCTGCTCGACGCGGAGGGCGCCGCCCGCGTGACCGAGGCGATCCGGGCCGCATTTCCCAACGCGCCGCCCGACATCATCGTCATCGACCCGATCCGCAACCTCTTCGACGGCGGCCCCGAGGGGGGTGGTGAGAACGACAACACCGCCATGATGTTCTTCCTGAAGGACCGGGTGGAGCTTCTCCGCGATGCCGTCAATCCGGACGCGGGCGTCATCCTCGCTCACCACACCCGCAAGGCCAGCAAGCATCAGGTCAAGGACGATCCCTTCCTCGCGCTCTCCGGCGCCAGCGCGCTGCGCGGCTTCTACACTTCGGGGCTGCTCATGCACCGGCCCGACGAGGACAGCACCGTCCGCAGGCTGGAGATCGAATTGCGGAACGGCCCTGCGCTGCCGGGCAAGCTCATCGACAAGGTGAAGGGGGAATGGGTCGAACTGAACCCGTTGAACGAGCGCCTGGTGCGCAAGGAGGTCGGCGCCAAACTCGATGCCGAGCGGCTGCGCAAGCACGATGTCATCCTCGGCATGCTGCTGGATGAGGCGGCGAGCGAGCGCCTCTACACCGCGATGCAGTTCGCCGAGACCTTCGAGAACCGGGGCGGTCTGGGCAGCAAGCACACCATCCGCGAGCGGCTCAGCGTGCTGGCGACCAAGGGCTTCGTGAAGTTCCTGCGCGACCCCGCGGGGTTCGGCTTTCCCGTCACCCGGTCGCGGTTCGGCTACCTCTGCGTCGAGGGCATGCAGTTCGGCGCGCCTGTCGAGGAGGTCGATCCGGACACCGGCGAGGTCACCACGAAGGTCCGTCCGGTCCTGCCCAGCCACTTCAAATGCCCCCAATCCGGGCTCTGCCTGCAGGTCGAAAACCCCGCCGTCTGGGTCTACCCGGAGGGGCTCGAGGACGACCTAACTCATATGAGTGAGGCCTGA
- a CDS encoding DUF6511 domain-containing protein, with translation MVDLTEEERAAITATMKRVALLMDEIGWATPLADLTEAQVRALIEEAVEGFREAMSDIARAQTSEVPF, from the coding sequence ATGGTTGACCTGACCGAGGAGGAGCGCGCCGCGATCACCGCCACCATGAAGCGCGTCGCGCTGCTGATGGACGAGATCGGCTGGGCCACCCCGCTTGCGGATCTGACCGAAGCGCAGGTGCGCGCGCTGATCGAGGAAGCCGTCGAGGGCTTCCGCGAGGCCATGTCCGACATCGCCCGGGCGCAGACGTCGGAGGTGCCGTTTTGA
- a CDS encoding DEAD/DEAH box helicase, producing the protein MRLRPRQKTFVERSVAALASRGNTLGVAPTGAGKTIMLSAVTGEMIGDGAKACVLAHRDELTAQNRAKFQRVVPGVATSVIDATEKSWGGQVAFAMVPTLARASNLADMPRLDLLVVDEAHHAVADSYRRIIDRVREDNPDARIFGVTATPNRGDRKGLREVFDNVADQVRLGELIASGHLVPPRTFVIDVGVQDELRSVRKTMSDFDMAEVAGIMDRAPVTDEVIRHWKEKAGDRQTVVFCSTVAHAEHVTEAFRAAGVSAALIHGDLAAETRKAILADYAAGDIRVVVNVAVLTEGWDHPPTSCVVLLRPSSYKSTMIQMVGRGLRTVDPEEHPGIVKTDCVVLDFGTSSLIHGTLEQDVDLDGKTETGEAPTKTCPACEAEIPLAATECPLCGEAFPREDLDAGEGAAAAPLSGFMMTEIDLLKRSSFAWVDLYGTDDALMATGFAAWGGIFWLDGVWYAIGGAKGERPHLLGVGERTVCLAQADDWLNTHETDESAFKTRSWLRQPPTEKQLQYLPPECRHDFGLTRYRASALMTFGFNKRAIRQLVDTAASPERRAA; encoded by the coding sequence ATGCGCCTGCGCCCCCGCCAGAAGACCTTCGTCGAGCGCAGCGTGGCTGCGCTCGCCTCCCGCGGCAACACGCTGGGCGTGGCGCCCACCGGCGCGGGCAAGACCATCATGCTCTCAGCGGTCACCGGCGAGATGATCGGCGACGGGGCCAAGGCCTGCGTGCTGGCGCATCGCGACGAGTTGACGGCGCAGAACCGCGCCAAGTTCCAGCGCGTGGTGCCGGGCGTCGCTACCTCGGTGATCGACGCCACGGAGAAGTCCTGGGGCGGTCAGGTCGCCTTTGCGATGGTGCCGACGCTGGCGCGGGCTTCGAACCTTGCCGACATGCCGCGTCTCGACCTGCTGGTTGTCGACGAGGCGCACCATGCCGTCGCCGACAGCTATCGCCGCATCATCGACCGGGTGCGCGAAGACAATCCCGATGCCCGCATCTTCGGGGTCACCGCCACGCCGAACCGTGGCGACAGGAAGGGCTTGCGCGAGGTCTTCGACAATGTCGCCGACCAGGTTCGGCTGGGCGAGTTGATCGCCTCTGGCCACCTCGTGCCGCCCCGCACCTTCGTCATCGATGTGGGCGTGCAGGACGAGCTGCGCTCGGTCCGCAAGACCATGTCGGATTTCGACATGGCGGAGGTGGCGGGCATCATGGACCGCGCCCCCGTCACCGACGAGGTGATCCGCCACTGGAAGGAAAAGGCGGGCGATCGGCAGACCGTGGTCTTCTGCTCCACCGTCGCGCACGCCGAGCATGTCACCGAGGCCTTCAGGGCGGCGGGCGTTTCCGCCGCGCTGATCCACGGCGATCTGGCGGCAGAAACCCGCAAGGCTATCCTCGCCGACTACGCGGCGGGCGACATCCGCGTCGTGGTCAACGTGGCGGTGCTGACGGAGGGCTGGGACCATCCGCCCACCTCCTGCGTCGTGCTGCTGCGCCCCAGTTCCTACAAATCCACGATGATCCAGATGGTCGGGCGCGGGCTGCGCACCGTCGATCCCGAGGAACACCCCGGCATCGTCAAGACCGACTGCGTCGTGCTGGATTTCGGGACGTCGAGCCTGATCCACGGCACGCTGGAACAGGATGTCGATCTCGACGGCAAGACCGAAACCGGCGAGGCGCCGACCAAGACCTGTCCGGCCTGCGAGGCGGAGATCCCGCTGGCCGCCACCGAATGCCCCCTCTGCGGTGAGGCGTTCCCGCGCGAGGATCTGGATGCGGGCGAAGGCGCGGCCGCCGCGCCGCTCTCGGGTTTCATGATGACCGAGATCGACCTGCTGAAGCGGTCCAGCTTCGCGTGGGTCGACCTCTACGGCACGGATGATGCGCTGATGGCCACGGGCTTCGCAGCCTGGGGCGGCATCTTCTGGCTGGACGGGGTCTGGTACGCAATCGGCGGCGCGAAAGGCGAACGCCCGCATCTGCTGGGCGTCGGCGAGCGCACGGTCTGCCTCGCGCAGGCCGACGACTGGCTGAACACGCACGAGACCGACGAGAGCGCCTTCAAGACCCGTTCCTGGCTCCGCCAGCCGCCGACCGAGAAGCAGCTGCAGTACCTGCCACCTGAATGCCGCCATGACTTCGGCCTGACGCGCTACCGCGCCTCGGCGCTGATGACCTTCGGCTTCAACAAGCGCGCCATCCGCCAGCTGGTCGACACGGCGGCCTCTCCCGAACGGAGGGCGGCATGA
- a CDS encoding ATP-binding protein produces MALPIIGADERLAQRKGIKGVIFGRSGIGKTSLLWTLNASTTLFLDLEAGDLAVEGLEIDTLRPRTWKECRDFAVFIGGSNPALREDQPYSQAHFDEVCGRYGDPAVIGKYETVFIDSITVAGRLCFQWCRGQPEAFSEKTGKPDIRGAYGLHGREMIGWLTHLQHTRGKHVWFVGILDERLDDFNRKVFQPQIDGSKTGLELPGIVDQVITMADIPDPGGQPQRAFVCQTLNPWGYPAKDRSGRLDRVEAPHLGRLMEKIQRPAAPASERLTWPPVTPADPAPAQEPGHG; encoded by the coding sequence ATGGCCCTTCCCATCATCGGCGCCGACGAACGGCTCGCGCAACGCAAGGGCATCAAGGGCGTGATCTTCGGCCGGTCCGGCATCGGCAAGACCAGCTTGCTCTGGACGCTGAACGCCTCGACCACGCTTTTCCTCGATCTCGAGGCCGGGGATCTGGCGGTCGAGGGGCTGGAGATCGACACGCTTCGGCCCCGCACCTGGAAGGAGTGCCGCGACTTCGCGGTGTTCATCGGCGGGTCGAATCCGGCGCTGCGCGAGGACCAGCCCTACAGCCAGGCGCATTTCGACGAGGTCTGCGGGCGCTACGGCGATCCGGCGGTGATCGGGAAGTACGAGACCGTCTTCATTGACTCGATCACCGTGGCCGGGCGGCTCTGCTTCCAGTGGTGCCGCGGGCAGCCCGAGGCGTTCTCCGAGAAGACCGGCAAGCCCGACATCCGCGGCGCCTACGGGCTGCATGGCCGCGAGATGATCGGCTGGCTGACCCACCTGCAGCACACGCGCGGCAAGCATGTCTGGTTCGTCGGGATCCTCGACGAGCGGCTCGACGACTTCAATCGCAAGGTGTTCCAGCCGCAGATCGACGGCTCGAAGACCGGGCTCGAGCTGCCCGGAATCGTCGATCAGGTCATCACCATGGCCGACATCCCGGACCCCGGCGGCCAGCCGCAGCGCGCCTTCGTCTGCCAGACGCTGAACCCCTGGGGCTATCCGGCCAAGGACCGTTCCGGCCGCCTCGACAGGGTCGAGGCTCCGCATCTCGGCCGGCTGATGGAGAAGATCCAGCGTCCCGCGGCGCCAGCCTCCGAACGCCTGACCTGGCCGCCAGTGACGCCCGCCGATCCCGCGCCCGCGCAGGAGCCTGGCCATGGCTGA
- a CDS encoding RNA polymerase sigma factor, which translates to MSFAWHEIRDHLMQSSSNLHFQRSFDAVRRAQAALAPFRDPATLLDGLHRTPGDPARKNVILCALVGAAQGDGPASDCALTLLLLALWPGLDAIRRRSIWRRLGTADEIASDVLARTTEAVRSLDLGRVNWIAATVLRNVERDMIRVRQRDTAREHLASGADPDEVADSGDSGIGAAGYAKLNGAVRKLLGDDALLVIRVAIEGFSQAEVAVELGLTEAAARKRYQRAMRRLHAALEEIP; encoded by the coding sequence ATGTCCTTCGCGTGGCACGAGATCCGTGATCACCTCATGCAATCTTCCTCCAACCTTCACTTCCAGCGCAGTTTCGACGCCGTCAGGCGTGCGCAGGCCGCCCTCGCACCGTTCCGGGATCCAGCGACCCTGCTGGACGGGCTGCACCGCACCCCCGGCGATCCGGCCCGGAAGAACGTGATCCTCTGTGCGCTGGTCGGGGCGGCGCAGGGCGACGGGCCCGCGTCCGACTGCGCCCTGACGCTGCTGTTGCTGGCACTCTGGCCCGGCCTCGACGCCATCCGCCGCCGGTCGATCTGGCGCAGGCTCGGCACCGCCGACGAGATCGCGTCCGACGTGCTGGCGCGCACCACCGAGGCGGTCCGCAGCCTCGACCTCGGGCGCGTCAACTGGATCGCGGCCACGGTCCTGCGCAATGTCGAGCGCGACATGATCCGCGTGCGCCAGCGTGACACGGCGCGCGAACATCTCGCCAGCGGCGCCGATCCCGACGAGGTGGCGGACAGCGGCGACAGCGGGATCGGCGCGGCCGGGTACGCAAAGCTGAACGGCGCCGTGCGGAAGCTGCTCGGCGACGACGCCCTGCTGGTGATCCGCGTGGCGATCGAGGGCTTCTCGCAGGCCGAGGTCGCGGTCGAGCTGGGCCTGACCGAAGCCGCCGCCCGCAAGCGGTACCAGCGCGCGATGCGCCGGCTGCACGCCGCCCTCGAGGAAATCCCCTGA